Proteins co-encoded in one Bacillus sp. FSL H8-0547 genomic window:
- a CDS encoding GNAT family N-acetyltransferase: MNWYEKLNQYFPVEEMKSKEHMETLLKERGDIYHKDEGEHHVLMYAELDDFIFIDYLFVAKSARGQGLGHKLIAKLKELGKPILLEVEPVDEDVLDTGKRLKFYQREGFQHAKAIGYRRKSLATNEVNPMEILYWSPDDASEEKIYEAMKKTYLLIHTYKDKEFYGKKYQDVQDVLSINDRDDSKDIFDNLN; the protein is encoded by the coding sequence ATGAACTGGTATGAGAAGCTTAATCAGTACTTTCCTGTTGAGGAAATGAAATCAAAAGAACATATGGAAACTCTTCTGAAAGAGCGGGGTGATATTTATCATAAAGATGAAGGGGAACATCACGTTCTCATGTATGCCGAGCTTGATGATTTTATCTTCATTGATTACTTATTTGTTGCCAAGTCAGCAAGAGGCCAGGGACTGGGCCATAAGCTGATTGCGAAACTGAAAGAACTCGGAAAACCAATACTTTTAGAGGTGGAACCTGTGGATGAAGATGTACTTGATACAGGCAAGCGGCTGAAATTTTACCAGAGAGAAGGCTTTCAGCATGCAAAAGCGATTGGATACAGAAGAAAATCCCTCGCAACGAATGAAGTCAATCCAATGGAAATTCTGTACTGGTCACCTGATGATGCAAGCGAAGAGAAGATCTATGAAGCGATGAAAAAGACGTATTTGCTTATTCATACTTACAAAGACAAAGAATTCTACGGGAAAAAATATCAGGATGTTCAGGATGTCCTGTCGATAAACGACCGGGATGATTCAAAAGACATTTTTGATAATCTGAATTAA